A window of Bacteroidales bacterium contains these coding sequences:
- a CDS encoding acyl-CoA carboxylase subunit beta has product MRLARKSTDLKKRMRDALKGGGDEAIQKQKATGKLTARERILALLDPKSFHEYDLFVEHAGKDFDMDKKYLPGDGVITGTGVLSGHPVCIFAQDFTVAGGSLGYMHAKKITKIMDHAMKLKVPLIGINDSGGARIQEGVNSLAGYGEIFYRNTLASGVIPQISVILGPCAGGAVYSPALTDFVFVVDKISKMFITGPEVIKATIGEEISMEDLGGARVHAEITGNAHFFSKSEQECFDQIKQLITFIPWNNEKKADSFPKRPPKSRSYKIDQIIPPDPKQSYDVRDVIKALADDSEFLEVQELWARNIVIGFGRVDGETVGFVANQPLYLAGVLDVDSSDKAARFIRYCDAFNVPLVTLVDLPGYLPGIDQEHSGVIRHGAKLLYAYSEATVPKITVILRKAYGGGYIAMCSHHLKADFVFAWPTAEIAVMGPEGAANIIFRTEIKNSDNPEATRKVKIKEYKEKFANPYVAAAYGYIDAVIEPPETRSILVHALHISSQKQEIPPKKKHGIPPF; this is encoded by the coding sequence ATGAGGCTTGCAAGAAAATCAACCGATTTAAAAAAGAGGATGCGAGATGCGTTAAAGGGAGGTGGCGATGAAGCGATCCAGAAGCAAAAAGCAACTGGTAAGCTAACTGCGAGGGAAAGGATCCTGGCCTTACTCGATCCCAAATCATTTCACGAATACGACCTTTTTGTCGAGCATGCCGGAAAGGACTTTGATATGGATAAAAAGTACCTGCCGGGCGATGGTGTGATCACGGGAACAGGTGTACTTTCAGGCCATCCGGTTTGCATTTTTGCCCAGGATTTCACGGTTGCCGGCGGTTCTCTTGGCTACATGCATGCGAAAAAGATCACTAAGATCATGGATCATGCCATGAAACTGAAAGTGCCTCTGATTGGCATCAATGATTCCGGAGGTGCCCGAATCCAGGAAGGGGTAAATTCCCTGGCCGGCTACGGGGAAATCTTTTACCGGAACACATTGGCTTCGGGGGTAATTCCGCAGATTTCTGTCATCCTGGGGCCCTGCGCCGGGGGCGCAGTTTATTCCCCTGCCCTTACCGACTTCGTTTTTGTAGTGGATAAAATTTCCAAAATGTTCATCACTGGTCCTGAAGTCATAAAAGCCACCATTGGCGAAGAGATCTCCATGGAAGACCTTGGCGGTGCAAGAGTACATGCGGAAATTACCGGCAATGCGCATTTCTTTTCTAAAAGTGAACAGGAGTGTTTTGACCAGATCAAGCAGCTAATTACTTTTATCCCCTGGAATAACGAAAAAAAGGCTGATTCTTTTCCAAAACGGCCGCCAAAGAGCAGAAGCTATAAAATTGATCAGATTATTCCACCCGACCCCAAGCAATCCTATGACGTCAGAGATGTGATAAAAGCATTGGCTGATGATTCTGAATTTCTTGAGGTTCAGGAATTATGGGCAAGGAATATTGTTATTGGCTTTGGGCGGGTTGACGGGGAGACTGTCGGTTTCGTGGCCAATCAGCCCTTATACCTTGCCGGTGTGCTTGATGTGGATTCATCAGATAAAGCAGCGAGGTTTATTCGCTATTGCGACGCTTTTAATGTACCGCTGGTCACCTTGGTTGACCTTCCAGGTTATCTTCCCGGCATCGACCAGGAACATTCCGGTGTCATCAGGCATGGGGCAAAATTATTATACGCCTATTCTGAAGCAACTGTTCCTAAGATTACGGTGATTCTGCGGAAAGCTTACGGCGGAGGATATATCGCCATGTGTTCACACCATCTGAAGGCCGATTTCGTATTTGCGTGGCCGACTGCTGAAATTGCTGTTATGGGGCCTGAGGGCGCTGCCAATATTATCTTCCGCACTGAGATCAAAAATTCTGATAACCCGGAGGCAACCAGGAAGGTTAAAATCAAAGAGTACAAAGAAAAGTTTGCCAACCCTTACGTTGCTGCGGCCTACGGCTATATCGACGCGGTCATCGAACCTCCCGAAACCAGGAGTATCCTGGTTCATGCCTTACATATCAGCTCTCAGAAACAAGAGATCCCACCTAAGAAAAAGCATGGTATTCCTCCATTCTAA
- a CDS encoding acetyl-CoA carboxylase biotin carboxyl carrier protein subunit — translation MTEQKDIHIDPVEEQVFDSFQLDDVNYETILTEKFKHRKTFQEPDPKKILAFIPGKIKKVHVKKKSKVKEGDILLVLEAMKMNNNIFSPMKGTIKEVYVTAGLSVSKGALLVEFK, via the coding sequence ATGACAGAACAAAAAGATATTCATATAGATCCAGTGGAGGAGCAAGTATTCGATTCTTTCCAATTAGATGATGTCAATTATGAGACAATTTTAACGGAAAAATTTAAGCATAGAAAAACCTTCCAGGAACCAGACCCTAAGAAGATCTTAGCCTTTATACCCGGAAAAATCAAAAAAGTCCATGTAAAAAAGAAGAGTAAGGTTAAGGAAGGAGATATCCTCTTAGTACTTGAAGCTATGAAAATGAACAACAACATTTTCTCACCCATGAAAGGAACCATTAAAGAAGTTTATGTCACAGCCGGGCTTTCTGTGTCAAAAGGCGCTTTACTGGTAGAATTCAAGTAA
- the yihA gene encoding ribosome biogenesis GTP-binding protein YihA/YsxC, translating into MGISIKAEFIVSSIDFSQCPKPLLPEYAFIGRSNVGKSSLINMLTGQKMLAKTSSTPGKTQLINHFLINEEWYLVDLPGYGYAHAAKAKRKQWEQVIEQYLLKRSNLMSTFLLVDSRLSMQDSDRKVINWFGEKQLHFTLVLTKTDKLSTNQLASNFEVYKRELLNDWEELPPFILSSAHSNLGKGEILSFIEKTNKLFQSEPA; encoded by the coding sequence GTGGGAATTTCTATAAAGGCCGAGTTTATAGTCAGCAGCATAGATTTCAGCCAGTGCCCGAAGCCGCTTTTGCCTGAATATGCATTTATCGGCAGGTCAAATGTTGGTAAATCATCTCTGATAAATATGTTAACAGGCCAGAAAATGCTGGCTAAAACCTCTTCCACCCCTGGCAAAACGCAGCTCATTAACCATTTTTTAATCAATGAGGAATGGTATCTTGTAGATCTTCCGGGTTATGGTTATGCCCACGCAGCCAAGGCTAAAAGAAAACAATGGGAGCAGGTAATCGAACAATACCTGTTAAAACGGTCAAACCTGATGTCAACTTTTCTACTGGTTGATTCAAGATTGTCAATGCAGGACAGCGACCGGAAAGTAATAAACTGGTTTGGCGAAAAACAACTGCATTTCACCCTGGTACTCACCAAAACTGATAAACTTTCGACAAATCAGCTTGCCTCTAATTTCGAGGTCTATAAAAGAGAACTTTTAAATGACTGGGAAGAACTTCCACCCTTTATACTGTCATCTGCCCATTCAAATTTAGGTAAGGGAGAAATCCTGTCTTTTATTGAAAAAACCAATAAACTGTTTCAGTCTGAGCCAGCTTAA
- a CDS encoding GNAT family N-acetyltransferase: MKTVIPPVDKTLLEAELTPEKFVRKTNNGNNLIYIFDYRDSPNLMRELGRLREITFKDSGGGTGNEIDIDEFDLGDKPFRQLIVWNPEEKEIVGGYRFAQGRNFQFDKNGEVLSPTAELFKFSPKFIKEYLPWSIELGRSFVQPNYQPQFNFRKGMYSLDNLWDGLGAIVIDNPGNKYLFGKVTMYPQYDHFARDLVLYFLQRFFPDPDQLLVPIESLPIRHDKNYLESIFTGSTYEENYKILVQKVRAQNENVPPLVNAYMSLSSTMKTFGTALNRGFGDVEETGIIVTISDIYVFKIDRHIATYKREE, encoded by the coding sequence ATGAAGACAGTCATTCCACCGGTTGACAAAACCTTGCTTGAAGCCGAACTGACACCGGAAAAATTTGTAAGGAAAACGAATAATGGTAATAATCTGATTTACATATTCGATTACAGGGATTCGCCGAATCTTATGAGAGAGTTAGGCAGACTCAGGGAGATTACTTTCAAAGACTCCGGAGGCGGTACAGGAAATGAAATTGATATTGATGAATTTGACCTGGGAGATAAACCATTCCGGCAGCTTATCGTTTGGAACCCTGAAGAGAAGGAAATTGTAGGAGGATATCGTTTTGCCCAGGGCAGAAACTTCCAGTTCGATAAAAACGGTGAAGTGCTCTCCCCGACGGCGGAACTTTTTAAATTTTCACCTAAATTTATTAAGGAGTACCTTCCCTGGAGCATTGAACTGGGCAGATCATTCGTTCAGCCTAATTACCAGCCGCAGTTCAATTTCAGGAAAGGGATGTATTCACTTGATAACCTCTGGGATGGTCTTGGTGCCATCGTAATTGATAATCCCGGGAATAAATACCTCTTCGGCAAGGTAACCATGTATCCCCAGTATGATCATTTTGCCAGGGATCTTGTATTGTATTTCCTGCAGAGATTTTTTCCTGATCCTGACCAGCTATTGGTACCAATTGAATCATTGCCTATCCGTCATGATAAAAATTACCTGGAAAGCATCTTTACCGGGTCAACTTATGAGGAGAATTACAAAATCCTGGTGCAAAAGGTCAGGGCCCAGAATGAAAATGTCCCTCCTTTGGTGAATGCATATATGAGCCTGTCATCAACCATGAAGACGTTTGGAACTGCTTTAAACCGCGGATTCGGAGATGTTGAGGAAACAGGTATCATTGTTACCATCAGCGATATATATGTATTCAAGATAGACAGGCATATAGCTACTTACAAAAGAGAGGAGTAA
- a CDS encoding glycerol acyltransferase: MKIEILIKFVLETMFMESMVHRKLREELPVISDKFIDIEGVFRAKNPRMAKSIPGFVFRLLGRIIHQDELNDFIYKNRNKWGLDYVQAILEGFQVTTRVINPPVIDQEGRFLIASNHPLGGMDGIALLHEAGKIKKDVIFPVNDLLMNLPNLYELFIPINKHGSNADNIRIFNETFSSNMLILYFPAGLVSRKHSGIIMDVEWKKTFLTKAKASGRDIIPVFISGRNTNFFYNLANLRKRIGIKANIEMLFLVDQMYKFKNNVIPITFGKPIPISVFDKSKTDQQWASLLREHVYKLETNPDQDFIF; encoded by the coding sequence ATGAAAATTGAAATATTGATTAAATTTGTTCTGGAAACAATGTTTATGGAATCTATGGTTCATCGAAAATTAAGGGAAGAACTGCCTGTTATTTCGGACAAGTTTATTGATATCGAGGGGGTATTTCGTGCAAAAAACCCCCGTATGGCTAAAAGCATACCAGGCTTTGTTTTTCGGTTGTTGGGAAGAATCATCCATCAGGATGAGTTAAATGATTTTATTTATAAGAACAGGAACAAGTGGGGATTGGATTATGTCCAGGCAATCCTCGAAGGCTTTCAGGTCACTACTAGGGTGATTAATCCACCGGTTATAGATCAGGAAGGAAGGTTTCTGATCGCTTCCAACCATCCCCTGGGGGGAATGGATGGGATTGCACTGCTGCACGAGGCAGGAAAAATAAAAAAAGATGTCATCTTTCCAGTTAACGACCTGCTGATGAACCTTCCCAACCTCTATGAACTGTTCATCCCTATCAACAAACATGGCAGCAATGCCGACAATATCAGGATATTCAACGAAACCTTTTCCTCCAACATGCTTATCCTGTACTTTCCTGCCGGGCTTGTATCCAGGAAGCACTCGGGGATTATTATGGATGTCGAATGGAAAAAAACATTTCTGACAAAAGCCAAAGCCTCAGGACGCGATATTATCCCTGTTTTTATCTCAGGCAGGAACACGAATTTCTTTTATAATCTGGCCAATCTGAGGAAGAGAATAGGCATTAAAGCAAACATTGAAATGCTGTTCCTGGTGGATCAAATGTATAAATTCAAAAATAATGTGATCCCGATCACATTCGGGAAACCAATACCAATCAGTGTTTTCGATAAAAGCAAAACAGACCAGCAATGGGCATCGCTTCTTCGTGAGCATGTTTACAAACTTGAAACTAATCCCGATCAGGATTTTATATTTTGA
- the mraZ gene encoding division/cell wall cluster transcriptional repressor MraZ — MLNIVGTYECRVDSKGRLMFPVDFKNQLSEVVSQGFVIKRGIFRNCLELYPVPEWNAESARVNKLNRFRKKNVDFIRKFMAGVKTVELDNAGRLLIPKDLFNFATISKDIVMASVVNKIEIWDKDEYEKAISYDPEEFANLAEEVMGDIDVEPKE, encoded by the coding sequence TTGTTAAACATTGTCGGGACATACGAATGCAGGGTTGATTCCAAAGGAAGACTCATGTTTCCAGTGGATTTCAAAAACCAGCTTTCAGAAGTGGTAAGCCAGGGTTTTGTAATAAAGCGGGGCATTTTCCGTAACTGCCTTGAGCTTTATCCTGTCCCGGAATGGAATGCTGAAAGTGCACGGGTCAATAAACTCAACCGGTTCAGGAAGAAAAATGTTGATTTCATCAGGAAGTTCATGGCAGGGGTGAAAACTGTCGAACTGGACAATGCCGGCCGTTTGCTTATCCCTAAAGACCTGTTCAACTTCGCCACTATCAGCAAGGATATCGTTATGGCCTCGGTCGTCAACAAGATTGAGATCTGGGACAAGGACGAATACGAAAAAGCAATATCGTATGATCCTGAGGAATTCGCAAACCTGGCTGAAGAGGTCATGGGCGATATTGACGTAGAACCAAAAGAATGA
- the rsmH gene encoding 16S rRNA (cytosine(1402)-N(4))-methyltransferase RsmH produces the protein MMYHIPVLLNECIKGLNIHPEGIYVDVTFGSGGHSRKILEKLSSGRLIAFDRDKDVHDNLIKDERFVFIHQNYRYLKNFLKFQGILQIDGLLADLGISSWQIDQPERGFSIRLDGDLDMRMDQGQELNAAKIINSYSAVRLIQLFRQYGEIDNSRRLAEEILNERAIQRIGSTESLKNVILRVAPRSKENQYLAKAFQAIRIEVNEELDALKDLLKHTNDILKPGARMVVISYHSLEDRLVKNYFRTGNFDGIPVKDFYGQQIAPMRPVNRKAIIPSKDEQLANPRSRSAKLRIAEKI, from the coding sequence ATGATGTACCACATTCCTGTCCTGTTGAATGAATGCATTAAAGGCCTGAATATCCATCCTGAAGGGATCTATGTGGATGTAACCTTTGGAAGTGGCGGACATTCCCGTAAAATCCTGGAAAAGCTATCCTCAGGCAGGCTTATTGCATTCGACCGCGACAAAGATGTTCATGACAACCTGATTAAAGATGAACGCTTTGTCTTTATTCACCAAAACTACCGCTATCTGAAGAACTTCCTGAAATTTCAGGGAATTCTGCAAATCGACGGTTTATTAGCCGATCTGGGCATTTCGTCATGGCAAATTGATCAACCTGAGAGGGGATTCTCTATACGCCTGGATGGTGACCTGGATATGCGAATGGACCAGGGGCAGGAACTCAACGCTGCGAAAATCATAAATTCCTACTCAGCAGTTCGATTAATTCAACTATTCAGACAATATGGTGAAATCGATAATTCAAGAAGGCTGGCAGAAGAAATTCTCAATGAGAGGGCAATTCAGCGCATAGGGTCAACCGAATCATTAAAGAATGTTATTCTTCGTGTCGCGCCCAGGAGCAAGGAAAACCAATATCTGGCCAAGGCTTTTCAAGCTATCCGTATCGAGGTCAATGAAGAACTCGATGCACTCAAAGATTTGCTGAAACACACGAATGACATCCTGAAACCGGGAGCCAGGATGGTTGTCATCTCTTATCACTCATTAGAAGACAGGCTGGTAAAAAACTATTTCAGGACCGGGAATTTTGACGGTATTCCTGTTAAAGACTTTTATGGCCAACAGATTGCGCCCATGCGTCCTGTAAACAGGAAAGCGATCATTCCATCAAAAGATGAACAATTGGCCAATCCGCGGTCAAGAAGCGCCAAATTAAGGATTGCTGAGAAGATATAA
- a CDS encoding FtsL-like putative cell division protein, which produces MSREGEIKANSYLRPGSKNPFTRKKVGKSMHSMLDGTFLTRDKFKRALPFILFLMVLGVIYITNIFHVEKTKRQIDDLEEELRELRYEYISSRSKLMYESKPSEIAIKLEETGIRESMVPPRKIMVSKDNKTK; this is translated from the coding sequence ATGTCAAGAGAAGGAGAAATAAAAGCAAACTCTTACCTGCGGCCGGGCAGCAAGAACCCCTTTACCAGGAAAAAGGTGGGCAAGTCAATGCATTCCATGCTTGATGGCACCTTTTTAACCAGGGATAAATTCAAGCGGGCATTGCCATTTATATTATTTCTGATGGTTCTGGGAGTGATTTATATAACGAACATTTTCCATGTTGAAAAGACCAAGCGGCAAATCGATGACCTTGAAGAAGAGCTCAGGGAATTAAGGTATGAATATATTTCTTCAAGGAGTAAACTCATGTATGAGAGTAAGCCATCTGAGATAGCAATCAAATTAGAAGAAACCGGAATCCGTGAGTCCATGGTCCCTCCCCGGAAGATTATGGTCAGCAAGGACAATAAGACCAAGTAA
- a CDS encoding transpeptidase family protein → MKDIKKDILWRVYLVYFGVLVFAMAIIGKAAYIQFALKDELMEKAKKQEIKYFPIEALRGNIMARDGSLLASSIPEFEIRMDLSPEVVIPELFNSKIDSLSMMLSQLFEDKNARAYKSELLNARQAGNKYYLIRNHVKYYELKKLKKFPIFREGKYSGGLIVLRKTTRELPYKDLARRTIGFENPVESLYVGLEGAYSNELKGYDGQQLKRRISQGEWIPVSDNPEVEPRDGKDIITTIDINIQDLAESALARHLEENQAFQGCAILMEVKTGEIRAIANLRYDAKDGQYKETYNYSIGEAVEPGSTFKLASLITALETGQVKLSDYYYVGNGRVQYHNRWMEDSHRPDSSYMSVREIFEQSSNVGVSKIITSLFGNKPELYVDHLRKMSLGKPLGIEIPGEGDPYIKDPKDSKYWYGTSLPWMSIGYELTITPLQLLTFYNAIANNGVMVKPLFVSEIREGGQTIKKFDPVVINPAVCTPVTLQLVRSLLEGVVMNGTGKILKDSTYKIAGKTGTALIAEGSKGYTQKKYNASFVGYFPADNPKYSCIIVVNRPEAGKYYGAAVAAPVFKEIANKVYATQLDIHDQDDKKYFTEKFLPAAARGDYKDLRTSLSAMSYAVRLPSQNPEWVAMDSSTTVMLLQPTFFGSDTIPDLTGLTAKDAVYMMEKAGISSVIHGKGIVFSQSLPAGTPLVKGSEIILTLENPIR, encoded by the coding sequence ATGAAAGATATAAAGAAGGACATATTATGGCGGGTTTACCTTGTGTATTTCGGGGTTTTGGTCTTCGCAATGGCAATCATCGGAAAGGCTGCTTATATCCAGTTTGCCCTTAAGGATGAGTTAATGGAAAAGGCCAAGAAGCAGGAAATCAAGTATTTTCCAATTGAAGCATTAAGAGGGAATATCATGGCTCGTGACGGAAGCCTGTTGGCCTCATCAATCCCGGAATTTGAGATCAGAATGGATCTGTCACCTGAGGTTGTTATACCGGAACTGTTCAATTCTAAGATCGACTCATTATCAATGATGCTGTCCCAACTATTTGAGGATAAAAATGCAAGAGCATATAAATCTGAATTGCTCAATGCAAGACAAGCCGGCAACAAGTATTACCTGATCAGGAATCATGTAAAATATTATGAATTAAAAAAGCTCAAGAAGTTCCCGATCTTCCGCGAAGGCAAATACAGCGGGGGATTAATCGTTCTGCGCAAGACCACCAGGGAATTGCCCTATAAGGATTTAGCCCGGCGTACCATCGGATTTGAAAATCCGGTCGAAAGTCTTTATGTCGGACTGGAAGGGGCCTACAGCAATGAACTAAAAGGCTACGATGGCCAACAATTAAAGCGAAGGATCAGCCAGGGAGAATGGATCCCGGTGAGTGACAATCCGGAAGTGGAACCCAGGGATGGTAAAGACATCATTACAACCATTGATATCAATATCCAGGATCTGGCTGAATCTGCCCTTGCCAGGCATCTGGAAGAAAATCAGGCTTTTCAGGGCTGTGCCATCCTGATGGAAGTAAAGACCGGTGAAATCAGGGCAATTGCCAACCTGAGATATGATGCAAAAGACGGTCAATACAAAGAGACCTATAATTACTCGATCGGTGAAGCGGTTGAGCCAGGGTCAACATTTAAGCTTGCCTCTCTCATCACGGCCCTGGAAACAGGACAGGTGAAGCTTTCAGACTATTATTATGTTGGCAATGGCAGGGTCCAGTACCATAACCGCTGGATGGAAGATTCCCACAGACCGGATTCCAGCTACATGAGTGTCCGTGAGATTTTCGAACAATCATCAAACGTGGGCGTATCCAAGATTATCACTTCCCTTTTCGGGAATAAACCAGAATTGTATGTGGATCATCTCCGGAAGATGTCACTTGGAAAGCCGCTGGGAATTGAAATCCCGGGAGAAGGAGATCCATACATCAAGGATCCGAAAGATAGCAAGTACTGGTATGGAACCAGCCTGCCATGGATGTCGATCGGTTATGAATTAACGATTACCCCCCTTCAACTCCTGACATTCTATAATGCCATTGCCAATAATGGTGTGATGGTGAAGCCGCTTTTTGTAAGCGAGATCCGGGAGGGGGGGCAAACAATAAAGAAATTCGATCCTGTGGTAATAAACCCGGCTGTCTGCACTCCCGTTACCCTTCAACTCGTGAGATCATTACTGGAGGGCGTTGTTATGAATGGCACAGGGAAAATCCTGAAAGATTCAACTTATAAAATTGCGGGTAAAACCGGTACAGCTCTCATTGCAGAAGGCTCAAAAGGTTACACGCAAAAAAAGTATAACGCTTCATTCGTCGGTTATTTCCCGGCTGATAACCCAAAATACTCCTGTATTATCGTTGTAAACCGTCCGGAAGCCGGAAAATACTATGGAGCGGCCGTAGCTGCACCTGTTTTCAAAGAGATTGCCAATAAAGTGTATGCCACGCAGCTGGATATACATGACCAGGATGATAAAAAATATTTTACCGAAAAGTTCTTGCCTGCCGCGGCAAGAGGGGATTACAAAGATTTGCGGACCAGTTTGTCTGCAATGTCTTATGCCGTAAGACTACCATCACAAAACCCGGAATGGGTGGCCATGGATAGTTCCACGACGGTGATGCTTCTTCAACCGACCTTTTTTGGGAGTGATACTATCCCGGATTTGACCGGTTTAACGGCCAAAGATGCTGTTTACATGATGGAAAAGGCAGGTATTTCTTCAGTCATTCATGGAAAAGGAATTGTATTCAGCCAGTCGCTTCCGGCCGGCACACCCCTGGTAAAAGGCAGTGAAATAATCTTAACCCTGGAAAACCCAATCCGTTGA
- a CDS encoding UDP-N-acetylmuramoyl-L-alanyl-D-glutamate--2,6-diaminopimelate ligase has product MLSEILYKAGTVKIVGNPHITVPAIYFDSRKITPGDLFIAVRGTQADGHQYIRMALESGARVIVCEEMPGLLAEGVTYIQVKDSSKALGIMAANFYDNPSEELVLVGVTGTNGKTTIATLLHQVFSELGYGCGLLSTIRNLILNEEIPSTHTTPDPLQLNYLLRKLVEQGGEYCFMEVSSHAIAQNRIAGLKFAGGIFTNITHDHLDYHKTFQEYLLAKKRFFDELPAEAFALTNRDDKNGQVIVQNTRAKVQTYALKSPADFKCRILENLLEGLQLSINNLETFCRLTGEFNAYNLTAVYGASVLLGQLPESILTCLSSIPPVEGRFETIHSGNNITGIIDYAHTPDALKNVLDTIGELRTRNEKLITVVGAGGDRDRSKRPLMAGICADWSDLVILTSDNPRSEEPELIIEEMKQGITADRQRKVMTIVNRKEAIRTACHLAQPGDIILIAGKGHEKYQEIKGIRYPFDDKKILEEMLLPANQKPV; this is encoded by the coding sequence ATACTCAGCGAAATATTATATAAGGCCGGAACGGTTAAGATCGTAGGTAATCCGCATATAACGGTCCCTGCTATTTATTTCGATTCCCGGAAAATTACCCCGGGAGATCTTTTCATAGCCGTCAGGGGGACACAGGCCGACGGTCATCAATATATCCGGATGGCATTGGAATCCGGGGCCCGGGTAATTGTTTGTGAAGAAATGCCCGGATTGCTGGCTGAAGGTGTCACATACATCCAGGTTAAAGACAGCAGCAAAGCACTCGGCATCATGGCCGCTAACTTCTATGATAACCCTTCGGAGGAGTTAGTCCTCGTTGGTGTCACTGGTACTAACGGTAAAACGACAATTGCGACCCTTCTTCACCAGGTATTTTCGGAGCTTGGATATGGTTGCGGGCTTTTATCAACCATCCGGAACCTGATCCTTAATGAGGAAATCCCCTCGACTCATACAACCCCGGACCCGTTACAGCTGAATTACCTGCTGCGGAAACTGGTCGAACAGGGAGGCGAATATTGTTTCATGGAGGTCAGCTCCCATGCAATAGCACAAAACCGGATAGCAGGGCTGAAATTCGCCGGGGGGATATTCACAAACATTACGCACGATCATCTGGATTATCACAAGACTTTCCAGGAATACCTTCTGGCTAAGAAGAGATTCTTTGACGAACTTCCGGCTGAAGCGTTTGCTTTAACTAACAGGGATGATAAAAACGGCCAGGTGATCGTTCAGAACACCAGGGCCAAAGTCCAGACCTATGCTTTAAAATCACCTGCCGACTTCAAATGCAGGATCCTGGAAAACCTGCTGGAAGGTTTGCAACTTTCGATCAATAACCTCGAAACCTTTTGCAGGCTTACCGGGGAATTCAACGCTTACAATCTCACGGCCGTATATGGCGCATCAGTTTTGCTGGGTCAACTTCCTGAAAGTATCCTAACCTGTTTAAGTTCAATACCCCCGGTAGAAGGGCGGTTTGAAACCATTCATTCCGGCAATAACATTACAGGTATCATTGATTACGCCCACACGCCCGATGCTTTAAAGAATGTGCTGGATACCATAGGAGAGCTCAGGACACGGAACGAAAAACTCATAACCGTAGTCGGGGCCGGAGGCGACCGTGACAGGTCCAAGCGGCCCCTTATGGCAGGCATCTGTGCCGATTGGAGCGACCTGGTCATCCTCACTTCTGACAACCCACGGTCAGAAGAACCGGAATTGATCATTGAGGAGATGAAGCAGGGAATTACAGCTGACAGGCAGCGGAAAGTCATGACAATAGTCAATCGCAAAGAAGCAATCAGGACTGCCTGTCATCTTGCACAACCCGGTGACATCATCCTTATTGCAGGAAAAGGACATGAAAAATACCAGGAAATAAAAGGGATCAGATACCCATTCGACGATAAGAAGATATTGGAAGAAATGTTATTACCAGCTAATCAAAAACCAGTATAG